A genomic segment from Fundulus heteroclitus isolate FHET01 chromosome 6, MU-UCD_Fhet_4.1, whole genome shotgun sequence encodes:
- the mpz gene encoding myelin protein P0 isoform X3, with product MLRVLALAVVVLLGIAPEPSQAISIYTGWERHALVGSDIRLSCSFFSWRFVSDDVSFTWIYRPDGSRETVSIAHYAGGEAYTDNKGRFKDRVEFVGNPKRRDGSILIKNLDFSDNGTFTCDAKNPPDIVGRPSSVRLLVFENLPIQAGVITGAIIGVVLGLLVLIVVIYYLMRFLVARRVFSLSVSKHGKKKKEGSQQRQIKV from the exons ATGCTGAGAGTTTTGGCGCTGGCGGTGGTCGTCCTCCTGGGAAtag CGCCTGAGCCGTCCCAGGCCATCAGCATTTACACCGGCTGGGAGCGCCACGCCCTGGTGGGGTCCGACATCCGGCTGTCCTGCAGCTTCTTCTCCTGGCGCTTCGTCTCCGATGACGTCTCCTTCACCTGGATATACCGGCCGGACGGCTCACGCGAGACCGTTTCC ATCGCCCACTACGCCGGTGGGGAGGCCTACACCGACAACAAAGGTCGATTCAAGGACAGGGTAGAGTTTGTGGGGAACCCGAAACGCCGCGACGGCTCCATCCTCATCAAAAACCTGGACTTCAGCGACAACGGCACCTTCACCTGCGACGCCAAGAACCCCCCTGACATCGTGGGGCGCCCCTCCAGCGTGCGGCTGCTGGTCTTTGAGAACT tgcccatCCAAGCGGGTGTGATCACGGGCGCCATCATCGGGGTGGTGCTGGGCCTGCTGGTGCTGATTGTGGTCATCTACTACCTGATGAGGTTCCTGGTGGCGCGTCGCGTCTTCAGCCTTAGCGTCAG CAAACAtggcaagaaaaagaaagagggaTCACAGCAGAGACAG
- the mpz gene encoding myelin protein P0 isoform X2, with translation MLRVLALAVVVLLGIAPEPSQAISIYTGWERHALVGSDIRLSCSFFSWRFVSDDVSFTWIYRPDGSRETVSIAHYAGGEAYTDNKGRFKDRVEFVGNPKRRDGSILIKNLDFSDNGTFTCDAKNPPDIVGRPSSVRLLVFENLPIQAGVITGAIIGVVLGLLVLIVVIYYLMRFLVARRVFSLSVSKHGKKKKEGSQQRQLWTPPPLTCYPLP, from the exons ATGCTGAGAGTTTTGGCGCTGGCGGTGGTCGTCCTCCTGGGAAtag CGCCTGAGCCGTCCCAGGCCATCAGCATTTACACCGGCTGGGAGCGCCACGCCCTGGTGGGGTCCGACATCCGGCTGTCCTGCAGCTTCTTCTCCTGGCGCTTCGTCTCCGATGACGTCTCCTTCACCTGGATATACCGGCCGGACGGCTCACGCGAGACCGTTTCC ATCGCCCACTACGCCGGTGGGGAGGCCTACACCGACAACAAAGGTCGATTCAAGGACAGGGTAGAGTTTGTGGGGAACCCGAAACGCCGCGACGGCTCCATCCTCATCAAAAACCTGGACTTCAGCGACAACGGCACCTTCACCTGCGACGCCAAGAACCCCCCTGACATCGTGGGGCGCCCCTCCAGCGTGCGGCTGCTGGTCTTTGAGAACT tgcccatCCAAGCGGGTGTGATCACGGGCGCCATCATCGGGGTGGTGCTGGGCCTGCTGGTGCTGATTGTGGTCATCTACTACCTGATGAGGTTCCTGGTGGCGCGTCGCGTCTTCAGCCTTAGCGTCAG CAAACAtggcaagaaaaagaaagagggaTCACAGCAGAGACAG